The proteins below are encoded in one region of Macrococcus armenti:
- a CDS encoding FMN-binding glutamate synthase family protein: MSVMQGIQLIVDMIILAIFVGAVFFVIYLVFVDRKQDQHSILRNYPVLGRVRYFFEKIGPEMRQYLMQSDNEATPFSRKDYLDVVKAGKYKSRIGGFGSRRDFTEPGFYLQNSLFPNEASELEIDQTKKLNTKIYKLDNEGLFSREEHREDAQVDPYLLTDGRAIVLGKNAAQPFKIKRLIGQSGMSYGALGKNAITALSKGLGLAEGTWMNTGEGGLSDHHLKGNVDIIFQIGPGLFGVRDEDGNFSEEKFIEKSKVEHVKAFELKLAQGAKTRGGHVEAEKVTEEIAKIRNVKPFTTINSPNRFTFIHNNIDLLNFIARLQKLSGKPVGFKMVVGNITMLEALVKDMKDTGIYPDFITVDGGEGGTGATYQELEDTVGLPLFSALPILDGVLKKNGLRDDIKIIASGKLITPDKVAIALGLGADLVQIARAMMMSVGCIMAQQCHTNDCPVGVATTDLDKEKGLVVEEKQYRVTNYVVSMHEGLFNLAAACGVKSPTEINVKHLLYRNENGEIMTGEQYVKKLYKGLEEAI, translated from the coding sequence ATGAGTGTAATGCAGGGCATCCAACTTATTGTAGACATGATCATTCTTGCAATTTTCGTTGGTGCAGTATTTTTTGTGATTTATTTAGTTTTTGTTGACCGTAAGCAGGATCAGCATAGTATTCTCAGAAATTATCCGGTGCTTGGTCGTGTGAGATATTTCTTTGAGAAAATCGGACCTGAAATGCGGCAATATTTAATGCAATCGGATAATGAGGCGACACCGTTTTCTCGTAAAGACTATCTGGATGTCGTGAAAGCTGGGAAGTATAAATCACGTATCGGTGGTTTTGGTTCACGTCGTGACTTTACTGAACCAGGTTTTTATCTTCAGAATTCACTCTTTCCAAATGAGGCAAGTGAGTTAGAAATTGATCAGACTAAGAAGTTAAATACGAAAATTTATAAACTCGATAACGAAGGATTATTCAGTCGTGAAGAACATAGAGAAGATGCGCAGGTAGACCCATACTTACTTACAGATGGCCGTGCGATCGTTCTCGGGAAAAATGCAGCACAACCATTTAAGATTAAACGTCTTATCGGGCAATCGGGAATGAGTTATGGCGCGTTAGGTAAAAATGCAATCACTGCGTTAAGTAAAGGATTGGGTCTTGCTGAAGGAACGTGGATGAATACGGGTGAAGGTGGACTGAGTGACCATCATCTTAAAGGTAATGTAGATATTATATTCCAGATAGGACCCGGTTTATTCGGTGTTCGAGATGAAGACGGTAACTTCAGTGAAGAAAAGTTTATTGAGAAGTCAAAAGTAGAACATGTTAAAGCGTTCGAACTTAAGCTTGCACAAGGTGCAAAGACGCGAGGTGGACACGTTGAAGCGGAAAAGGTGACGGAAGAAATCGCTAAAATTCGTAACGTTAAACCTTTTACGACAATCAACTCACCGAATAGATTTACTTTCATTCATAACAATATTGACTTACTGAACTTTATTGCCCGCCTTCAGAAGTTAAGTGGTAAACCGGTAGGCTTTAAGATGGTAGTTGGAAATATTACGATGCTTGAAGCACTCGTAAAAGACATGAAAGATACAGGCATTTACCCTGACTTTATTACAGTGGATGGTGGAGAAGGTGGAACAGGGGCAACTTATCAGGAATTAGAAGATACAGTTGGATTACCATTATTCTCAGCATTACCGATATTAGATGGTGTGCTTAAAAAGAACGGTTTACGTGATGACATTAAAATTATTGCATCAGGTAAATTGATTACGCCGGATAAAGTTGCAATTGCGTTAGGACTTGGCGCAGACCTCGTTCAGATTGCACGCGCTATGATGATGAGTGTCGGATGTATAATGGCGCAGCAATGTCATACGAATGACTGCCCGGTTGGTGTTGCAACGACAGATCTGGATAAAGAAAAAGGGTTAGTTGTAGAAGAAAAGCAGTATCGTGTAACGAATTATGTTGTAAGTATGCACGAAGGGTTATTTAATTTAGCAGCAGCATGCGGTGTGAAATCACCTACAGAAATTAATGTGAAACATTTATTGTATCGCAACGAGAATGGTGAAATCATGACCGGAGAACAGTATGTTAAAAAACTTTATAAAGGTTTAGAAGAGGCGATATAA
- a CDS encoding FUSC family protein: protein MKLGARIFKTGIAIIVALFIAHQINAPGAIVAGISALFAMQPNVYRSFKTIIEQFQGNLIGAVLAVAMATLFGFHIVIIGITSIILISILQRLNLSHVTGLAVVTQLIIMDHQDGDFIQSAILRFTFVMIGVISAFVVNTLFLPPKFESKIYYQCLNISSDIFKWIRLEINGSTEFHAVKRDIDNIRNRIEKLEEQYNLYKEERAYTKKDSIRNLRKKIIFKETVLATRRAHDVLRKMHRYENDVINLPEELKVQIKFELDELMTLHEELLMRISKKVPATKHDCQTVITDPYKLNIMDAFLEEINANPSDDYSKEHIFVIIGTLFDYRDKLEHLDSITHSFYKYHKEDKKFRIENHHET, encoded by the coding sequence ATGAAACTAGGTGCTCGAATATTTAAAACTGGTATCGCAATCATAGTAGCACTGTTTATCGCACATCAAATTAATGCGCCAGGTGCAATTGTCGCAGGTATCTCTGCATTGTTTGCAATGCAGCCGAATGTATACCGTTCATTCAAAACGATTATCGAACAATTTCAAGGTAATCTTATCGGGGCTGTTCTTGCTGTGGCAATGGCAACATTGTTCGGCTTTCATATCGTAATTATCGGCATTACATCAATCATATTAATTTCTATACTGCAGCGATTAAACTTATCACACGTTACTGGCCTTGCTGTCGTTACACAACTCATCATTATGGATCACCAGGATGGTGACTTTATCCAGTCTGCGATTTTAAGGTTTACGTTCGTTATGATCGGAGTAATTAGTGCATTCGTCGTGAATACATTATTTTTGCCACCGAAATTTGAAAGTAAAATTTACTATCAATGTTTAAACATTTCGAGTGATATCTTCAAATGGATTCGCCTTGAAATTAATGGCTCTACAGAATTCCATGCAGTAAAGCGAGATATCGATAATATTCGAAACCGAATCGAAAAACTCGAGGAACAGTATAACTTATACAAAGAAGAACGCGCATACACAAAAAAAGACAGCATTCGCAATTTACGCAAAAAAATCATCTTCAAAGAAACCGTACTTGCAACACGTCGTGCACATGATGTATTACGTAAGATGCACAGATACGAAAATGATGTCATCAACTTACCTGAAGAACTGAAAGTACAGATTAAATTTGAACTGGATGAACTGATGACTTTGCATGAAGAACTGCTTATGCGTATTTCAAAAAAGGTACCGGCAACGAAACACGATTGTCAGACTGTCATTACAGATCCATATAAACTTAATATTATGGATGCATTCCTTGAAGAAATTAATGCAAATCCAAGTGATGACTATAGTAAGGAACATATCTTTGTCATCATCGGTACATTGTTTGATTATCGTGACAAACTTGAGCATCTGGATAGCATTACACATAGTTTCTATAAGTATCATAAAGAAGATAAGAAATTCAGAATCGAAAATCACCATGAAACATAA
- a CDS encoding DNA-3-methyladenine glycosylase: MTEVEAYLGADDKAAHAYQLKRNKKNEMMYRDYRTIYVYTMHGHHCMNFITKDEHHPEGVLIRAIEPVTGIEVMKVRRGREHNLTDGPGKLTQSLGVTRDVYNGTRLNEDGVSISDGKTPIEIIASKRIGIDNKEEAVDYLYRFTVKGNPYVSKDKVKREDNNGWFE, encoded by the coding sequence ATTACAGAAGTTGAAGCATACCTTGGTGCAGATGATAAAGCTGCACATGCATATCAACTAAAACGTAATAAAAAAAATGAAATGATGTATCGTGATTATCGTACGATTTATGTTTATACAATGCATGGACATCATTGCATGAACTTTATTACAAAAGACGAACACCATCCTGAAGGTGTGCTCATTCGTGCAATTGAACCTGTAACGGGTATTGAAGTAATGAAAGTAAGACGTGGGCGTGAACATAATTTAACTGATGGACCAGGAAAATTAACGCAAAGTCTAGGTGTAACGCGCGATGTGTATAATGGTACCCGATTAAATGAGGATGGTGTATCGATATCAGATGGTAAAACACCTATTGAAATTATCGCATCAAAACGCATCGGTATCGATAACAAAGAAGAAGCGGTAGATTACTTATATCGTTTTACGGTAAAAGGGAATCCTTATGTTTCTAAAGACAAAGTAAAACGTGAAGATAATAATGGATGGTTTGAATAA
- a CDS encoding peroxiredoxin translates to MLEKGMLLPDFKMENQNGDVITNKDLFGKKTVLYFYPRDNTPTCTTQACDFNDNLDVLNDLNAQVYGVSGDSKVKHTNFINKHNLKFDLLVDEGYAYSEQLGIYRMKKSFGKESMGIVRTTIILDEETRVMHVFDGVKVKSQMDDIKAVL, encoded by the coding sequence ATGTTAGAAAAAGGAATGTTATTACCTGATTTTAAGATGGAGAACCAAAACGGAGACGTTATTACGAACAAAGATTTGTTCGGTAAGAAGACGGTACTGTATTTTTATCCCCGAGATAATACACCGACATGCACAACTCAGGCATGTGACTTCAATGACAATTTAGATGTTCTGAATGACTTAAACGCACAAGTATATGGTGTGAGTGGAGACAGTAAAGTAAAGCATACGAACTTTATTAATAAACACAATTTAAAGTTTGATTTGCTTGTAGATGAGGGATACGCTTATTCTGAACAGCTCGGCATTTATCGTATGAAGAAATCGTTTGGCAAAGAATCGATGGGAATCGTGAGAACAACGATTATTCTTGATGAAGAAACGCGTGTTATGCATGTTTTTGACGGGGTGAAAGTGAAGTCACAGATGGATGATATTAAAGCTGTACTTTAA
- a CDS encoding glutamate-1-semialdehyde 2,1-aminomutase, with translation MNFTNSKAIQQRANAAILGGVNSPSRSYKAVGGGAPVVMERGEGAYFYDVDGNKYIDYLAAYGPIIAGHAHPHITEAIKRAAENGVLYGTPTEHEVKFAEMLQEAIPSLEKVRFVNSGTEAVMTTIRVARAYTGRDKIIKFAGCYHGHSDLVLVAAGSGPSQLGTPDSAGVPKSVAQEVITVPFNDIEQFKEAFHHFGDQIAGVLVEPIVGNFGIVEPHEGFLEAVNEVAHAHGALVIYDEVITAFRFCYGGAQDMLGVKPDLTAFGKVIGGGLPIGAYGGRQDIMEHVAPLGPCYQAGTMAGNPLSMQAGIALLEVIKAEGTYEYLDKLGAMLEEGITALINKYGIKANINRLKGAMTIYFTDEKVENYDQAEATDGEAFAKFFKLMSAEGINLAPSKYEAWFITIAHTEQDIKDTLVAVENSFKKMSLDN, from the coding sequence ATGAACTTTACAAATTCAAAAGCTATTCAACAGCGTGCCAACGCTGCAATATTAGGTGGTGTTAATTCACCTTCAAGATCATATAAAGCAGTTGGTGGCGGTGCACCTGTTGTAATGGAACGCGGTGAAGGTGCTTACTTTTATGATGTTGATGGTAATAAGTATATTGATTACTTAGCTGCATACGGTCCGATTATCGCAGGTCACGCACATCCTCACATTACGGAAGCGATTAAACGCGCTGCAGAAAATGGCGTTTTATACGGAACACCTACAGAACATGAAGTTAAATTCGCTGAGATGCTGCAGGAAGCAATTCCTTCTCTTGAAAAAGTACGCTTTGTTAACTCAGGTACAGAAGCTGTGATGACGACGATTCGTGTCGCACGCGCGTATACAGGCCGTGATAAAATTATTAAGTTTGCAGGTTGCTACCATGGTCACTCTGATTTAGTGCTTGTTGCTGCAGGGAGTGGCCCTTCTCAACTTGGTACCCCAGACTCTGCAGGAGTACCAAAAAGTGTTGCTCAGGAAGTCATCACTGTGCCATTTAATGATATCGAACAATTTAAAGAAGCATTCCATCACTTCGGTGACCAGATTGCCGGTGTATTAGTAGAACCGATTGTCGGCAATTTCGGAATTGTTGAACCACATGAAGGATTTCTAGAAGCTGTAAATGAAGTAGCTCATGCGCATGGTGCACTCGTAATTTATGATGAAGTGATTACAGCCTTCCGTTTTTGCTATGGCGGCGCTCAGGATATGCTCGGGGTAAAACCAGATTTAACAGCATTCGGAAAAGTTATCGGAGGGGGACTTCCAATCGGTGCATACGGTGGAAGACAAGATATTATGGAACATGTAGCACCACTTGGCCCATGTTATCAGGCAGGTACAATGGCAGGTAATCCATTAAGTATGCAGGCTGGTATTGCATTACTTGAAGTTATAAAAGCTGAAGGCACTTATGAGTATCTTGATAAGTTAGGTGCAATGCTTGAAGAAGGTATTACCGCTTTAATTAATAAATATGGTATTAAAGCGAATATTAATCGTCTTAAAGGCGCAATGACCATTTACTTTACTGATGAGAAAGTCGAAAACTATGATCAGGCAGAGGCAACTGATGGCGAAGCATTTGCAAAGTTCTTCAAATTAATGTCAGCAGAAGGCATTAACTTAGCACCATCGAAATATGAAGCATGGTTTATTACGATTGCACATACAGAACAAGATATAAAAGATACACTTGTTGCAGTAGAAAACAGCTTCAAAAAAATGTCACTTGATAATTAA
- a CDS encoding RNA-guided endonuclease TnpB family protein has translation MTTKTYAIKLIKPVDDSWDFAGETLRNLEYIVKRFKNKAATDQYLSIVSKDKKSAAEINTGVKQGLAELAYLNYAQECFNGAIKEAVDKVSKDFKGIVTGKSSLITYKDGQPIPVRSRQITLENDNGTYYASIGLLSREYATELGREGRQKARIKFVLSSKGNEKVVLDRILSGEYKLCDSSIQRKGNAWYLQLAHSFEAKAKTDLIANRVLGIDIGISKAVYMAVSDSPVNAFIDGGEIEQFRNKTEHRRNQMRNQLKWCSDNRKSHGRNTLLKPLEVLESKVSDFRKLTNHRYAKYVVDFAVKNQCSIIQMEDLSGINTRSAFLKRWSYFDLQTKIEDKAAAHGIKVVKVNPKYTSQRCYNCGVIAKDNRESQSVYKCECTRRTKKGVVAYKVNADLNAARNLSVLGIDKEIKAQCKAQKIAY, from the coding sequence ATGACAACGAAAACATACGCTATTAAACTAATTAAACCGGTAGATGACTCGTGGGACTTTGCCGGAGAAACATTACGCAATTTAGAATATATCGTTAAACGATTTAAAAATAAAGCGGCAACGGATCAATACCTAAGTATCGTTTCAAAGGATAAGAAGTCTGCGGCGGAGATAAATACCGGAGTAAAACAAGGACTCGCAGAACTTGCGTATTTAAACTACGCACAAGAGTGTTTTAACGGTGCTATCAAAGAAGCAGTAGATAAAGTTAGTAAAGATTTTAAGGGTATTGTTACGGGAAAATCTTCGCTTATAACTTATAAGGACGGACAGCCTATTCCCGTTAGAAGTCGGCAGATAACACTCGAAAACGATAACGGTACATATTACGCAAGTATCGGTTTGCTTTCTCGTGAATACGCTACGGAGTTAGGCCGTGAAGGACGACAAAAAGCACGTATTAAATTCGTTCTATCATCGAAAGGGAACGAAAAAGTCGTACTCGATCGTATATTGTCCGGAGAATACAAGTTATGCGATAGCAGTATTCAGCGTAAGGGAAACGCATGGTACTTGCAGCTTGCGCATAGCTTTGAGGCAAAAGCTAAGACGGATTTAATTGCGAATAGAGTTCTCGGTATCGATATAGGCATCAGTAAAGCCGTGTATATGGCGGTAAGCGATTCTCCGGTCAATGCGTTTATTGACGGTGGAGAAATCGAGCAGTTTCGTAATAAGACGGAGCATAGACGTAATCAAATGCGTAATCAATTAAAGTGGTGCAGCGATAATCGTAAAAGCCACGGAAGGAATACGTTATTAAAACCGTTAGAAGTTTTAGAGTCGAAGGTATCTGACTTTCGTAAATTAACGAATCATAGGTACGCTAAGTATGTCGTTGATTTTGCGGTAAAGAATCAATGTTCGATTATACAGATGGAAGATTTAAGCGGGATTAATACGCGAAGTGCTTTCTTAAAACGTTGGTCATATTTCGATTTACAGACGAAGATTGAAGATAAAGCGGCTGCGCATGGAATTAAGGTCGTTAAAGTCAATCCGAAATACACATCACAACGTTGTTATAATTGCGGAGTTATTGCGAAAGACAATCGAGAAAGTCAGTCCGTGTATAAATGCGAATGTACTAGGCGCACTAAAAAGGGGGTGGTTGCGTATAAAGTGAATGCGGATTTAAACGCTGCTAGAAATCTTAGCGTGCTAGGAATCGATAAAGAAATAAAAGCGCAATGTAAAGCGCAAAAGATTGCGTATTAA
- a CDS encoding DUF2614 family zinc ribbon-containing protein, whose translation MTEYIGDDCLKLFKRKPTSKINRMRTWALATIFIAMIVMYIGAAFFYFFQSKLLFSLFLLIGTLLFLFSFVMYFWIGMLSTRTVQVKCPNCEQYTKMLGRADICSNCNQPLTLDPSLEGKEFNQDYNNKRKSKKLEEQNENGN comes from the coding sequence ATGACAGAATATATAGGAGATGATTGCTTGAAACTATTTAAAAGAAAACCAACAAGTAAGATTAACCGTATGCGTACATGGGCACTCGCAACAATTTTTATTGCGATGATCGTTATGTATATCGGCGCTGCTTTTTTCTATTTCTTCCAGAGTAAACTACTGTTTTCATTATTTTTACTTATCGGTACATTATTATTTCTATTCAGTTTCGTAATGTACTTCTGGATTGGCATGCTCTCAACGAGAACTGTTCAGGTAAAATGTCCAAACTGCGAGCAGTACACGAAAATGCTCGGTCGTGCTGATATTTGCTCAAATTGCAATCAGCCGTTAACACTTGATCCATCATTGGAAGGTAAAGAATTTAATCAGGATTACAACAACAAACGTAAAAGTAAAAAATTAGAGGAACAAAACGAAAACGGAAACTAA
- a CDS encoding phosphoglycerate dehydrogenase: MNIISNVKLGNILDELITQFPEHKFKSVALKEMSEEDKRNVEVLISYDNKLDAAFIQECPELKWIAWYAAGVNKLPLQTIRDKNIILTNARGVHKVQISEYIFSYIMTDYKNVLAYYALQQEKGYHTEIRHKELYEKTICFIGTGEIPTYAATIAQAFNMNVIGINTTGNNKASFDKVYKIEERRKAFEQSDIIVNVLPETNETIDLLDMEDFKAMGEDALFINVGRGTIVKEDILIKALTDKIIRFACLDVFYKEPLQSDHPLYQLDNVILTPHITGLSTHYNRRATNIFIDNLKAGIDNQDKFKNVVDISKGY; encoded by the coding sequence ATGAATATCATTTCTAATGTAAAGTTGGGAAATATATTAGATGAACTTATTACACAATTTCCTGAACATAAATTTAAATCAGTCGCACTTAAAGAGATGTCGGAAGAAGATAAACGTAATGTAGAAGTATTAATATCTTATGATAATAAACTGGATGCAGCATTCATTCAAGAATGTCCTGAATTAAAGTGGATTGCATGGTATGCAGCAGGTGTAAACAAGTTACCACTACAGACGATTCGTGATAAAAATATCATATTAACAAATGCACGTGGCGTCCATAAAGTTCAGATTTCAGAGTATATATTCAGCTATATTATGACAGACTACAAAAACGTTCTCGCGTATTATGCGCTGCAGCAGGAAAAAGGGTATCATACGGAAATTCGCCATAAAGAATTATATGAAAAAACGATTTGTTTTATCGGTACAGGTGAGATTCCGACTTATGCTGCAACAATTGCACAAGCATTCAATATGAACGTAATCGGTATTAATACAACAGGAAATAATAAGGCATCATTTGATAAAGTTTATAAAATCGAAGAACGTCGTAAAGCATTTGAACAGTCAGATATTATCGTTAACGTATTGCCTGAAACAAATGAGACGATTGATCTACTGGATATGGAAGACTTTAAAGCGATGGGCGAAGATGCTTTATTTATCAATGTCGGTAGAGGCACAATTGTGAAAGAGGATATATTGATCAAAGCGCTGACTGACAAAATCATTCGATTTGCATGTCTAGATGTGTTTTACAAAGAACCACTGCAAAGTGATCATCCACTTTATCAACTGGATAATGTTATTTTAACACCACATATAACAGGACTGAGCACGCATTATAATCGCAGGGCAACGAATATCTTTATTGATAATTTAAAAGCTGGGATTGATAATCAAGATAAGTTTAAAAACGTAGTTGACATATCAAAAGGATATTAA
- a CDS encoding tyrosine-type recombinase/integrase: protein MKRRTILRNNPDNVRIHSDKSEHLPQTFDEAVSSLLADNKYRNLSPHTNRYYKEHLRIFKRIYTELYNQPPPLALNRAHISAFIDYRINTSSNEKNGVETSLRALKRYCTFIQSKGWAQDNPFNNFVMPKVKAPIIETFSDTQILKMLNACDTDTFVGYRDYVLILFMLDTGVRLRELCDISLSDINLEDNYVKVFGKNQTYRNIPIAATLKTALRKYIDVRGESPSDALFISQNDTALRPRSVQNRLERYGRAAGIDNVRVSPHTFRHTFAKMYVQNGGNIFVLQDILGHSTLEMVRVYVRMYSSDIRRDHAKHSPLNRL from the coding sequence ATGAAAAGACGTACTATACTACGCAATAACCCCGATAATGTACGTATTCATTCGGATAAAAGCGAACATTTACCGCAGACATTCGATGAAGCCGTATCATCACTTCTTGCCGACAACAAGTACCGCAATCTGTCTCCGCATACTAACCGCTATTATAAGGAACATCTACGCATCTTTAAACGCATATATACCGAATTATATAATCAGCCGCCGCCATTAGCGCTTAATAGAGCGCATATAAGCGCATTTATCGATTACAGGATAAATACGTCTAGTAACGAAAAGAATGGCGTAGAAACGTCCCTACGTGCCTTAAAACGCTACTGTACGTTTATTCAGTCGAAAGGGTGGGCGCAGGATAATCCGTTTAACAATTTCGTTATGCCGAAAGTAAAAGCGCCTATAATAGAGACGTTTTCTGATACGCAGATACTAAAGATGCTTAACGCATGTGATACGGATACGTTCGTAGGATATCGCGATTACGTACTGATACTGTTTATGCTCGATACAGGCGTACGTCTGCGTGAGTTATGCGATATATCTTTAAGCGATATCAACCTCGAGGATAACTACGTTAAAGTATTCGGCAAGAATCAGACGTATCGTAATATTCCGATAGCAGCAACGCTAAAGACTGCGTTAAGGAAGTACATAGATGTGCGAGGCGAATCGCCGTCTGATGCGTTGTTTATATCGCAGAATGATACGGCATTGCGACCACGTTCCGTGCAGAATCGGTTAGAACGATACGGAAGAGCGGCCGGCATAGATAACGTTCGTGTAAGTCCGCATACATTCCGACATACATTCGCAAAGATGTACGTGCAGAATGGTGGTAATATATTCGTTCTACAGGACATACTCGGACATAGTACGCTAGAGATGGTACGTGTGTATGTGCGAATGTATTCGTCTGATATACGAAGAGACCACGCCAAGCATTCGCCTTTGAATCGCCTATAA
- the perR gene encoding peroxide-responsive transcriptional repressor PerR, translating to MSVHTHEDFLQEAIGTLRQTGVRITPQRQAILQYLIATDSHPSADEIYKALSPNFPNMSVATVYNNLKVFKESGLVKELTYGDAASRFDFDTQNHYHIICTECGKIRDFHYPRLDEVESIAAHITGYAVTHHRMEIYGVCPDCQNKNGN from the coding sequence ATGTCAGTTCATACGCACGAGGACTTTTTGCAGGAAGCAATTGGCACATTAAGACAGACTGGCGTAAGAATTACACCTCAGCGACAAGCGATTTTACAGTACCTTATTGCAACGGATAGCCATCCATCAGCAGACGAGATATACAAAGCACTTTCGCCTAATTTTCCGAATATGAGTGTGGCTACTGTATATAATAACTTAAAGGTTTTTAAAGAAAGCGGTCTTGTAAAAGAACTTACGTATGGTGATGCTGCAAGCAGATTTGATTTTGATACGCAAAATCATTATCACATCATTTGTACTGAATGCGGTAAGATTAGAGATTTTCATTACCCACGGCTTGATGAAGTAGAAAGCATCGCAGCGCATATTACTGGTTATGCAGTAACACATCATCGTATGGAGATTTATGGTGTATGTCCAGATTGTCAAAACAAAAACGGAAACTAA
- a CDS encoding AAA family ATPase: MKVINYGNTFEIYENELQTYDKLPAQTYLVKFNPMAGFSLRRVTDFEQREEKLYGTHTQKITKVMDAFNKVERSLGVILSGDKGIGKSLFTQLLAEDAIKRGMPVILVTDNYPNIAEFIEKITQECVVLFDEFEKVFPQNGDGSTQDSLLGLFDGTSQEKRLYAITVNDLHKVSSFMLNRPGRFHYHIRFAYPSPVEIREYLEDKVSPKYKSEIKAVEIFSRKVKLNYDCLRAIAFELDNGVEFADAIQDLNILNTEAQRYDMLVTFQDANGVEFDDYIKSYAVDLFSNKERIEQYGSNSYAIYVDGTAANDAENGLYISGADCEIGWIDEHNEKIKEGFTIKSVVLTQRKQALMHYAI, from the coding sequence ATGAAAGTTATTAATTACGGGAATACATTCGAGATTTACGAAAATGAGTTGCAGACTTACGATAAACTGCCGGCACAAACGTATCTAGTGAAGTTTAATCCGATGGCGGGATTCTCGCTTAGACGAGTTACAGATTTCGAGCAGCGTGAGGAAAAGTTATACGGCACACATACGCAGAAGATTACGAAAGTGATGGACGCATTTAATAAGGTAGAACGATCATTAGGCGTTATCCTTAGCGGAGATAAAGGAATCGGCAAGTCATTGTTTACGCAACTATTAGCAGAAGACGCTATTAAGCGTGGAATGCCGGTTATCTTAGTGACGGACAACTATCCGAATATTGCCGAGTTTATCGAAAAGATAACGCAAGAGTGTGTTGTTTTGTTCGACGAGTTTGAAAAGGTATTCCCGCAGAACGGCGATGGCTCAACGCAGGATTCGTTATTAGGTCTCTTTGACGGCACATCGCAGGAAAAACGATTATATGCGATTACAGTAAACGATTTACATAAAGTAAGTTCGTTTATGCTAAACCGTCCGGGACGATTCCATTATCATATCCGTTTTGCGTATCCTTCTCCGGTAGAAATACGTGAATACTTAGAGGATAAAGTATCTCCGAAGTATAAAAGCGAGATTAAGGCTGTAGAAATATTCAGCCGTAAAGTAAAACTTAACTACGACTGTCTGCGTGCCATTGCGTTTGAACTAGATAACGGCGTAGAGTTTGCCGACGCTATCCAAGACTTAAACATCTTAAATACAGAAGCACAACGATACGATATGTTAGTAACGTTCCAAGACGCAAACGGAGTTGAGTTCGACGATTATATTAAATCTTACGCAGTAGACTTATTTAGTAATAAAGAAAGAATAGAGCAGTATGGATCGAATAGTTATGCTATATATGTCGATGGCACTGCTGCTAACGACGCTGAAAACGGCTTGTATATTAGTGGAGCGGATTGTGAAATTGGGTGGATTGACGAGCATAACGAAAAAATTAAAGAAGGGTTTACGATTAAGAGCGTGGTTTTAACTCAAAGAAAACAAGCATTAATGCACTACGCAATATGA
- a CDS encoding helix-turn-helix domain-containing protein, with protein MNIVDKRGKFIIVNKSLIEEQDNGITKPSEISVFTALCMHADNDTGKSWPSLETIAAEGRVSERTARNAIKALESAGYIRVVSRFDEETGRQLSNYYYILKR; from the coding sequence TTGAATATCGTAGATAAACGAGGTAAGTTTATTATCGTAAATAAATCGTTAATAGAGGAGCAGGATAACGGAATAACTAAGCCGTCTGAAATATCGGTATTTACCGCATTGTGCATGCATGCGGATAATGATACGGGAAAGTCGTGGCCAAGCCTAGAAACGATTGCAGCAGAAGGTAGAGTATCGGAGCGTACCGCAAGGAATGCGATTAAAGCGTTAGAATCTGCGGGTTACATTCGGGTTGTGTCGCGCTTTGACGAAGAAACAGGTCGGCAGTTATCGAACTATTATTACATTCTAAAACGGTAG